The region CCGTGCGGAGCCACGGCCACTGGGAGACCGACAAGATGCGCCGCTCGCTCGCCGACTCGCGGGTGATGGTCCTGGGCTACGGCTCGATCGGCCGCGCGCTCGCCGAGCGGCTGCTGCCGATGAAGGCGGTCGTCACCGCCGTCGCCACCCGCGAGCGCGACGACGACCTCGTCGGCCGGGTGCGCGGCATCGACGAGCTGCACTCGTTGCTGCCCGACCAGGACGTGGTCGTGGCCCTGGTCCCGCTCAGCGACGCCACGCGCGGCCTGCTCGGCGCCGAGACGCTCGCGCTGCTGCCCGACGGGGCGCTCGTGGTCAACGTCGCGCGCGGACCGGTCGTCGACACCGAGGCGGTCCTCCGCGAGGCCGGCCGGCTCCGCTTCGCCCTCGACGTCACCGACCCCGAGCCGCTGCCCGACGGGCACCCGCTCTGGGACGCCCCCGGCGTTCTCATCACGCCGCACATCGCCGGCGGCACGACGGCGATGCTGCCCCGCATCGCCGCGCTCGTCCGCGACCAGCTCCGCCGCCGCGCGACCGGCGAACCGCTGGTCAACGTCGTCTCCGGCTAGGTTTCGCCCATGCACGTCAGCTCACTCGGCTTCCGCACCGACCTCGCCCTCCTGACCTCCTCCGGGAGCCTCGTCGAGGACCGCGGCACCCACCTCGTCGTCCGCTCGCCGGAGAACCCGTCCTACTTCTGGGGCAACTTCATCCTCCTCGCCCAGCCGCCCGTCCCCGGCGGCGAGAAGGAGGTCGTGGGCGCGTTCCACACCGAGTTCCCGGAGGCCGACCACGTCAGCATCGGCATCGACACCGCCGAGCTCACGGACGAGGCGCGGGCCGCCTTCGAGGCGGCCGGCCTGGTCGTCGACGTCGCCACGGTCCTCACCGCCTCCCGGGTGAACCTCCCCCGGAAGGTCGAGGCCGAGGTCCGCGAGGTCACGACCGACGAGGACTGGGAGGGCCGCGCCCGGCTGAGCCAGCAGCTCTACCCGCAGACGCCCGAGGACACCTTCATGACCTACGCCCGGCAGAAGAACGCCCAGGAGCGCCGGCTCGTCGACGCCGGTCGCGGCAAGCGGTTCGGCGCGTTCGTCGACGACGTGGTCGTCTCCACCGCCGGGATCTTCGTCACCGAGGACGGCGTCGCGCGCTACCAGAGCGTCGAGACCCACCCCGACCACCGCCGCAAGGGGCTGGCCGCGGCCGTCGTCCACGCCGCGGGCCAGCACGCGCTCGACCACCTCGACGTACGCCGTCTCGTGATCGTCGCCGACACCGACGGCGAGGCCATCGGGATCTACCGCCGGCTCGGGTTCAACGACGCCGAGCGCCAGCTGATGATGGAGAAGCGCAGCGGCGAGTGGGCGACCCTCGACTCGTAAGAGGAAGGGTGTTGGTTTCGACGCGCCTGACACGGGTTCGCAAGCTCACCCGCGGGCTTGCTCAACCTCCCGACCCACGCCGTCAGCGACTCCGTCGCTCCCGGCTAGGGTCGTGACATGACTGTCGACATCGCCGCTCGTCTCGCCGAGGTCATGCCCGGCCTCCGCCGTGACCTCGAGGACCTGGTCCGCATCCAGTCCGTCTCCGCCGACCCCGCCCGCGCCGGCGAGGTCGAGCGCAGCGCCGAGGCGACGCGCGACCTCTTCGCGGCCGAGGGCTTCGACA is a window of Nocardioides oleivorans DNA encoding:
- a CDS encoding 2-hydroxyacid dehydrogenase; amino-acid sequence: MKAVISSRTLADAVGPVDGVEVAVWNGDGPPPEGDVDLWVPHYATSAGVLDQAGRLQGLKVVQLQSAGYDGVLERLRVGVTLCNASGVHDDATAEHAVGLVLASLRGIPEAVRSHGHWETDKMRRSLADSRVMVLGYGSIGRALAERLLPMKAVVTAVATRERDDDLVGRVRGIDELHSLLPDQDVVVALVPLSDATRGLLGAETLALLPDGALVVNVARGPVVDTEAVLREAGRLRFALDVTDPEPLPDGHPLWDAPGVLITPHIAGGTTAMLPRIAALVRDQLRRRATGEPLVNVVSG
- a CDS encoding GNAT family N-acetyltransferase — protein: MHVSSLGFRTDLALLTSSGSLVEDRGTHLVVRSPENPSYFWGNFILLAQPPVPGGEKEVVGAFHTEFPEADHVSIGIDTAELTDEARAAFEAAGLVVDVATVLTASRVNLPRKVEAEVREVTTDEDWEGRARLSQQLYPQTPEDTFMTYARQKNAQERRLVDAGRGKRFGAFVDDVVVSTAGIFVTEDGVARYQSVETHPDHRRKGLAAAVVHAAGQHALDHLDVRRLVIVADTDGEAIGIYRRLGFNDAERQLMMEKRSGEWATLDS